One Canis lupus dingo isolate Sandy chromosome 3, ASM325472v2, whole genome shotgun sequence DNA window includes the following coding sequences:
- the SRP19 gene encoding signal recognition particle 19 kDa protein isoform X3: protein MACAAARSPAEQDRLLKILQLLRFKMCAQQLDLMYSLRKIKCTLESGIVMFSTGAESGSNSSRKTAASVSYSSHHVSQ from the exons ATGGCGTGCGCCGCCGCGCGGTCCCCGGCCGAGCAGGACAG GCTGTTGAAAATCCTACAGCTACTGAGATTCAAGATGTGTGCTCAGCAGTTGGACTTAATGTATTCCTTGAG aaaaataaaatgtactctaGAGAGTGGAATCGTGATGTTCAGTACAGGGGCAGAGTCCGGGTCCAACTCAAGCAGGAAGACGGCAGCCTCTGTCTCGTACAGTTCCCATCAC GTAAGTCAGTAA
- the SRP19 gene encoding signal recognition particle 19 kDa protein isoform X1 produces the protein MACAAARSPAEQDRFICIYPAYLNNKKTIAEGRRIPISKAVENPTATEIQDVCSAVGLNVFLEKNKMYSREWNRDVQYRGRVRVQLKQEDGSLCLVQFPSRKSVMLYAAEMIPKLKTRTQKTGGGDQSLQQGEGSKKGKGKKKK, from the exons ATGGCGTGCGCCGCCGCGCGGTCCCCGGCCGAGCAGGACAG GTTCATCTGCATCTACCCCGCGTACCTGAACAACAAGAAGACCATCGCCGAGGGCCGGCGCATCCCCATCAGCAAG GCTGTTGAAAATCCTACAGCTACTGAGATTCAAGATGTGTGCTCAGCAGTTGGACTTAATGTATTCCTTGAG aaaaataaaatgtactctaGAGAGTGGAATCGTGATGTTCAGTACAGGGGCAGAGTCCGGGTCCAACTCAAGCAGGAAGACGGCAGCCTCTGTCTCGTACAGTTCCCATCAC GTAAGTCAGTAATGTTGTATGCAGCAGAAATGATACCTAAACTAAAAACAAGGACACAAAAAACAGGAGGTGGGGACCAAAGTCTTCAGCAAGGAGAgggaagtaaaaaaggaaaaggaaagaagaagaagtga
- the SRP19 gene encoding signal recognition particle 19 kDa protein isoform X2, with protein sequence MACAAARSPAEQDRFICIYPAYLNNKKTIAEGRRIPISKKNKMYSREWNRDVQYRGRVRVQLKQEDGSLCLVQFPSRKSVMLYAAEMIPKLKTRTQKTGGGDQSLQQGEGSKKGKGKKKK encoded by the exons ATGGCGTGCGCCGCCGCGCGGTCCCCGGCCGAGCAGGACAG GTTCATCTGCATCTACCCCGCGTACCTGAACAACAAGAAGACCATCGCCGAGGGCCGGCGCATCCCCATCAGCAAG aaaaataaaatgtactctaGAGAGTGGAATCGTGATGTTCAGTACAGGGGCAGAGTCCGGGTCCAACTCAAGCAGGAAGACGGCAGCCTCTGTCTCGTACAGTTCCCATCAC GTAAGTCAGTAATGTTGTATGCAGCAGAAATGATACCTAAACTAAAAACAAGGACACAAAAAACAGGAGGTGGGGACCAAAGTCTTCAGCAAGGAGAgggaagtaaaaaaggaaaaggaaagaagaagaagtga